The following coding sequences are from one Amphiprion ocellaris isolate individual 3 ecotype Okinawa chromosome 19, ASM2253959v1, whole genome shotgun sequence window:
- the LOC111578191 gene encoding 60S ribosomal protein L3-like, with protein sequence MCDPHISSLPFYPPPGPSADMSHRKFHAPRHGHMGFLPHKRSKKHRGRVRTWPKDDPSHPVHLTAFLGYKAGMTHTLREVHRAGLKISKREEVEAVTIIETPPVIVVGIVGYVKTVRGLRSLKTIFAEHLSDECKRRFYKNWYKSKKKAFSKYSKKWQDETGKKQLDKDFHQMKKYCSVIRVLVHSQMRLLPIKQKKAHIMEVQLNGGSISDKVDWAKEHLEQAVPVSAVFYQDEMIDVIGVSKGHGFKGVTSRWHTKKLPRKTHKGLRKVACIGAWHPARVGFTIARAGQKGFHHRTEVNKKIYRIGRGVHIQDGKVIRNNASTNYDITQKTITPMGGFPRYGEVNNDFVMVKGCVVGSKKRVLTLRKSLLTHMSRKSKETIELKFIDTTSKFGYGRFQTAQEKRAFMGPLKKDAQKILPEPQPEEA encoded by the exons ATGTGTGACCCTCACATCAGCTCTCTCCCTTTCTATCCTCCGCCAGGACCGAGTGCAGACATG TCTCATCGTAAATTCCACGCACCTCGCCACGGGCACATGGGGTTTCTGCCCCACAAGCGCAGCAAGAAGCACCGTGGGAGGGTCCGAACGTGGCCCAAAGACGACCCCAGCCACCCCGTCCACCTCACCGCCTTCCTGGGATACAAGGCCGGGATGACCCACACCCTGAGGGAGGTTCACCGTGCTGGCCTCA AGATATCGAAGCGGGAAGAGGTTGAGGCGGTTACCATCATCGAAACTCCACCTGTCATCGTGGTGGGGATTGTGGGATACGTTAAAACCGTCCGCGGTTTGCGTTCCCTGAAAACCATCTTTGCCGAGCATCTCAGTGACGAGTGCAAGCGcagattttacaaaaactg gtacaAGAGCAAGAAGAAGGCCTTCAGCAAGTACAGCAAGAAGTGGCAGGATGAGACGGGAAAGAAGCAGCTGGACAAAGATTTTCATCAGATGAAGAAATACTGTTCAGTCATCAGGGTTCTTGTTCACTCCCAG ATGCGACTGTTGCccataaagcagaaaaaagccCACATCATGGAGGTGCAGCTGAATGGAGGCAGCATCTCGGATAAGGTGGACTGGGCAAAGGAGCATCTGGAGCAGGCTGTTCCCGTATCTGCCGTCTTCTACCAGGACGAGATGATCGACGTCATCGGGGTCAGCAAGGGTCACGGCTTCAAAG GTGTGACGAGCCGCTGGCACACGAAGAAACTGCCCAGGAAGACTCACAAGGGTCTGAGGAAGGTGGCTTGTATCGGAGCCTGGCATCCAGCCCGGGTGGGATTCACTATAGCTCGGGCTGGTCAGAAAGGATTCCACCACCGTACCGAGGTCAACAAGAAG ATCTACCGGATCGGTCGAGGTGTTCATATCCAGGATGGGAAGGTGATCCGGAACAACGCCTCCACTAACTACGACATCACCCAGAAGACCATCACTCCCATG GGAGGCTTTCCTCGCTATGGTGAGGTGAATAATGACTTTGTTATGGTGAAAGGCTGCGTTGTCGGGTCTAAGAAGCGTGTTCTCACCCTCAGAAAG TCTTTGCTCACTCATATGTCACGCAAGTCCAAGGAGACCATCGAGCTCAAGTTCATCGACACCACTTCGAAATTTGGCTATGGACGCTTCCAAACCGCCCAGGAGAAGAGGGCATTTATG GGGCCGCTGAAAAAAGACGCCCAGAAGATCCTGCCAGAACCTCAGCCGGAGGAGGCCTGA